One window of Posidoniimonas polymericola genomic DNA carries:
- a CDS encoding sodium:solute symporter family transporter, with translation MPLSSFDYAILAAYLLILLTVGLWLRRRASAGLDHYLLAGRATPWWLLGVSGVMDFWDLAGSVIIVSFLYLMGPAGLFIEFRGGAVLILSVVMLWTGKWRRRSECRTGAEWMRFRFGDGPAGRLAQSARALAGIALFIGLVAYATKALAVFLSSIVPLAPSQIGLAVVSLVAAYSVFSGFYGLVAIQGIQFVCVLISTVSVISLAVLAVPPLTELREIAIEVTGNPGWGQLAPGDSLSLPPLYASYEPLLFLATVYLVRNVLFGMGAGDDPKCFAAKRDAECPKLLLLWVSLISLRWPTMMAFAVLAIVIAHGDQQRGVDYKLAAQSVRTHYPDDEWARVVASIGSAPDAQPRELQASLLRTLGENWPQRLAEVTEQGLLDPERLIPVVLERAVPTGLRGLILVSLLAAATAGLSGWLNQAAGLFANDIYLVWFRPRAGATEQIAATWAVVLAVVGLGYLLAFSSRTVNEIWSWLTMGLGSGLIAAQMLPLYWRRFNGVGFAAGLAGGIAAAAAHRIAVPGLPQGFASLNEEWVLLSIVLTAGMAASIVGTLASPMTDASVLLRFYRKTLPFGAWGVERESLTTEQQRELSRHHTRELCALPFALVYQIMIFLSPMLMLIGDWSAAAACGAAAAVAIALLWAIYFSGLNAEAELVGQIQRSEPD, from the coding sequence ATGCCGCTCAGTTCGTTCGACTACGCCATACTGGCCGCCTACCTGCTGATTCTGCTAACCGTTGGCCTGTGGCTGCGGCGTCGCGCCTCGGCGGGACTTGACCACTACTTGCTTGCGGGGCGAGCGACGCCGTGGTGGCTGTTGGGCGTCTCGGGCGTGATGGACTTCTGGGACCTCGCCGGGTCGGTCATCATTGTCTCATTCCTTTACCTGATGGGGCCGGCGGGGCTCTTCATCGAGTTTCGCGGCGGCGCCGTGCTGATCTTGTCCGTCGTCATGCTGTGGACGGGCAAGTGGCGACGCCGCTCTGAGTGCCGAACCGGCGCCGAGTGGATGCGGTTCCGGTTCGGTGATGGACCCGCCGGCAGGCTCGCCCAATCGGCTCGGGCCCTGGCTGGGATCGCCTTGTTTATCGGCCTGGTTGCCTACGCGACGAAGGCGCTCGCCGTGTTCCTGTCCTCAATCGTGCCTCTCGCGCCGTCGCAGATCGGTTTAGCGGTTGTCTCGCTCGTCGCAGCGTACAGCGTCTTTTCGGGGTTCTACGGCCTTGTCGCTATCCAGGGAATCCAGTTCGTCTGCGTGTTGATCTCGACGGTCTCGGTGATCAGTCTCGCGGTCCTAGCGGTTCCTCCCCTCACTGAGCTTCGCGAGATCGCAATCGAAGTGACTGGGAACCCCGGTTGGGGGCAACTCGCGCCGGGCGACTCCTTGTCCCTGCCGCCGCTGTACGCCTCTTACGAGCCGCTATTGTTTCTTGCAACTGTCTACCTCGTGCGGAACGTGCTCTTCGGAATGGGGGCGGGCGACGACCCAAAGTGCTTCGCCGCGAAGCGGGACGCGGAATGCCCGAAGCTGCTGCTGCTCTGGGTTTCGCTGATCTCGCTGCGGTGGCCAACCATGATGGCGTTCGCGGTCCTCGCGATCGTTATCGCCCACGGCGACCAGCAGCGCGGAGTAGACTACAAGTTGGCCGCGCAATCCGTGCGGACGCACTACCCTGATGATGAGTGGGCACGCGTCGTCGCGAGCATCGGCAGCGCCCCAGACGCGCAGCCACGCGAGCTTCAGGCGTCGTTGCTTAGAACGCTCGGAGAGAATTGGCCGCAGCGTCTGGCCGAAGTGACCGAACAGGGTTTGCTGGACCCAGAGAGGCTCATACCCGTTGTGCTGGAACGGGCGGTCCCAACCGGCCTGCGGGGGCTCATTCTCGTCTCATTGCTGGCGGCGGCCACCGCGGGCTTGAGCGGTTGGCTCAACCAGGCTGCTGGGTTGTTTGCGAATGACATCTACCTCGTGTGGTTTCGGCCTAGGGCCGGGGCCACGGAGCAGATTGCCGCGACCTGGGCTGTCGTCCTGGCCGTCGTCGGCCTAGGCTACTTGCTCGCCTTCTCTTCGCGGACCGTGAACGAAATCTGGTCGTGGCTGACGATGGGACTGGGGAGTGGGCTGATTGCCGCTCAGATGCTGCCGTTGTACTGGCGCCGATTCAATGGTGTTGGCTTTGCTGCCGGATTGGCGGGGGGAATCGCCGCGGCGGCGGCCCATCGGATTGCGGTCCCGGGTCTGCCGCAAGGCTTCGCCTCGCTGAACGAGGAGTGGGTGCTTCTGTCCATCGTGCTGACGGCGGGAATGGCCGCTTCGATCGTAGGAACGCTGGCGTCACCGATGACCGACGCGTCGGTATTGCTGCGGTTCTACCGAAAGACGCTGCCCTTCGGGGCTTGGGGCGTCGAACGCGAATCGCTGACTACCGAGCAACAACGGGAGCTATCGCGGCATCACACCCGCGAGTTGTGCGCCCTGCCGTTTGCGCTGGTCTACCAAATCATGATCTTCCTGAGCCCGATGCTCATGTTGATCGGCGACTGGTCCGCGGCCGCCGCCTGTGGAGCCGCCGCGGCCGTCGCCATCGCCCTCCTGTGGGCGATCTACTTCTCTGGGCTCAACGCGGAAGCAGAACTTGTAGGTCAGATCCAGCGTAGCGAACCGGATTGA